From Coffea arabica cultivar ET-39 chromosome 2e, Coffea Arabica ET-39 HiFi, whole genome shotgun sequence, the proteins below share one genomic window:
- the LOC113729178 gene encoding uncharacterized protein, giving the protein MVINEGEKRGGLPFRPSEVLDFLNFMSVAGVSDAGFSGSRYTWCNNRSGAARIWKRLDRLLLSGRALELQHQVMVQHLVRDPSNHSPLLLSVVTRLDNKPMPFHFLNVWTTHHNLLGAIKDCWFQSISGARRIEHEVVDAEMKYDLDPTDHLRCELYHARAQLRRALAIEEGFWRQKAQVKWLLDGDRNSKYFHSLVAEKRRRAVIHRVRKTDGEWIEGEPQIGDIAVRFFQELFMANGNSTSNAIPEIIPKLVTNQDNSLLTEIPSLTKVKTTVFAMDEESAAGPDGFTGKFFTFAWEVLRHFGFNEIWIDMIWRLISNVWFSVLVNGAPQDFVKSSRGCPLYVGRRKKVYYADTCNAVAARILSWKNQILSVGGRVVLIKSVLSSMPIHLLAAASPPKGILMALEKLFTNFLWGSSDSEDKFHWMRWEDLSRPREEGVLVCGIERGQHPCLADEGHQRSHTWRRMVVVQRVGEDNIS; this is encoded by the exons ATGGTCATAAATGAGGGGGAGAAAAGGGGCGGTTTGCCATTCAGACCGTCGGAAGTGTTGgattttttgaatttcatgtCAGTGGCTGGAGTAAGCGATGCGGGATTCTCTGGATCAAGGTATACCTGGTGCAATAATCGCTCGGGGGCTGCTCGGATTTGGAAGCGTCTTGACAGATTACTACTAAGTGGGCGTGCTTTGGAGCTGCAGCACCAAGTCATGGTTCAACATTTGGTCCGTGATCCGTCCAACCATTCTCCGTTGTTACTATCAGTGGTTACGAGGCTGGACAATAAACCCATGCCATTTCACTTTTTGAATGTCTGGACCACTCATCACAACTTGTTAGGGGCTATTAAAGATTGCTGGTTTCAGTCAATTAGTG GAGCCCGTCGCATAGAGCACGAGGTAGTTGATGCCGAGATGAAGTATGACCTGGACCCGACTGATCATCTGCGTTGTGAACTATATCATGCTCGAGCGCAGTTACGGCGTGCGCTGGCAATTGAGGAGGGCTTTTGGAGGCAAAAAGCGCAGGTGAAGTGGCTTTTGGATGGAGATAGGAACTCTAAGTACTTTCACTCATTGGTAGCAGAAAAGAGACGTAGGGCGGTGATTCATAGGGTTAGGAAGACTGATGGAGAGTGGATCGAGGGGGAGCCACAGATTGGTGATATTGCCGTGAGGTTCTTCCAGGAGCTTTTCATGGCAAACGGGAACTCAACATCCAATGCCATTCCGGAGATTATTCCGAAACTGGTCACTAACCAGGACAATTCACTGTTAACGGAGATTCCCTCTCTTACAAAAGTCAAGACCACAGTCTTTGCCATGGATGAGGAGAGTGCAGCGGGCCCGGACGGGTTCACAGGGAAATTCTTTACCTTCGCATGGGAG GTGCTTCGACATTTCGGGTTCAATGAGATCTGGATAGACATGATATGGCGCCTAATCTCTAATGTCTGGTTTTCGGTATTGGTTAATGGAGCTCCACAAGATTTTGTCAAGTCCTCACGAG GATGCCCGTTGTACGTTGGAAGGCGGAAAAAGGTCTATTATGCCGATACATGCAATGCGGTGGCGGCCCGGATCCTGTCATGGAAGAATCAGATTTTGTCAGTTGGGGGTAGAGTGGTATTGATTAAGAGTGTGTTATCCTCAATGCCGATTCATTTGCTCGCAGCTGCTTCTCCTCCAAAGGGGATATTAATGGCACTGGAGAAGTTATTCACTAATTTCTTGTGGGGGTCGTCGGATTCTGAAGATAAATTCCATTGGATGCGATGGGAGGATTTGTCTCGGCCGCGGGAAGAGGGGGTGTTGGTTTGTGGGATTGAAAGAG GGCAGCACCCTTGTCTAGCTGATGAAGGGCATCAGAGATCCCATACATGGCGGAGAATGGTGGTGGTGCAGCGAGTAGGGGAGGATAACATTAGCTAG